The genomic stretch ACACCAGCGTGGtcgttttccaaatcttgCAAACAGATTTCCAAGTGCAATTCACCGGTACCGGCAACAATGTGTTCACCGGATTCGTTGATGGTACACAAGACACAAGGGTCGGACTTGgacaatctcttcaaacCTTCAACCAACTTTGGCAAGTCGTTAGCGTTCTTGACTTCAACGGCAACTTGCACAACTGGAGAGACAGAGAACTTCATGACCTTCATGTTGTGGGAAGCGTCGGAGGTGGTGATGGTAccagacttcaacaagaactggTCAATACCAACCAAACCGACAATGTTACCAGCTGGACAGTCATCGATGGCTTCGACGAATCTTCCCATCATCAAGACGGTTCTTTGGATAGACTTAAGGAACAAGTCTTCCTTCTTACCGACCTGGTAGTTTGGACCTTGGATTCTGACCTTTTGACCAGATCTGACGGTACCAGCGAAAACTCTACCGAAAGCGTAGAATCTACCCTTATCAGAGGTTGGGACCATCTTGGAGACGTACAACATCAAGTCAGCCTTAGGGTCACAGTTTCTGATGGCGGTACAAGAAGCATCGTCAGATGGACCTTCGTACAAAGTTTCAGCTCTGTAAGCTTGGGCAGTGACTGGGGATGGCAAGTGGATGATGatcatttccaacaaagCGTCAGCAGCTGGCAAGAACTTTCTCATGACaaccttcaacaaagcCTTaccttccaattccttttcGTCACCCTTCAAGgagatttccaacttttccaacaaggTTGGGATTTcgtccttcttgaagttcatgATGGCAGCAAACAATCTAAAGATTGGGTCCAAGACGAACATGTTGAAGGCTCTTTCCAATTGCTTTCCATCGGCATCCTTGTCCTTGTTGGTCCACTTCTTGGTCTTTGGGTTGAAGTAAGAGTCACCCCACAATCTTTCCATCATCTTGAGTCTGTCGACaccaaacttcttggagTATCTGGAAGCGAATTGTCTGACGGTGAAAGCCCAACCGTGCAAACCGGAACCGAAAGCAACGGTACCCTTGTCTGGGTAGACTTGACAGTCACCGATGGCTGGGTCAACGTAGGTGGAGATGATAACGTTAACGGATTCAACAGTTCTGGCGAAGGATTGGTACAAGTCTTCCTTGGTGACTTGcaattccaacaaagcTCTGTCAaccttgttgatgatgacaACTGGCTTGATTCTTTCACCCAAAGATTGTCTCAAGACGGTTTCGGTTTGGACACAGACACCTTCAACACAGTCGACGACAACCAAAGCACCATCGGTAACACGCAAAGCAGCAGTGACTTCAGAGGAGAAGTCAACGTGACCTGGCGAGtcgatcaagttgatcaagaaagaGTTACCTTCGGTCTTTTGCTTGATTTCCTTAACGTCATCATCGGTCATGGCAGCGTACAAAGAAATGGCAGTGGACTTGATAGTGATAcctctttcttgttcatcCTTTCTGGTGTCAGTGAATCTGGCTTCACCGGCCTTAGCAGCAGAGATAATACCAGCTCTTTGGACCAAGGAATCGGTCAAGGTAGACTTACCGTGATCGACGTGAGCAATGACGGACATGTTACGAACGTTCGTAACCTTGTCCATCAATTCACGGATTTGTTCAATAGTGAAAGCAACTGTAAGATGTTAGTATTTCTGTATGAAGAGTACATTATGTAGAGGATTGCTGCTGTAATGCTGTGAATCTGTAAATGTTGCAAAAGTTGTTTATGACGTAAATGCTATACTTTGTAGACATTGTACTCGCTGTATATGTTATACTTGCAATACGAGTTCTGACAATTACATCTGGCATTGCCTCTAGTATTCTGGTGCTGACATTTCGTCTCATTCCTGGCGAGAAAAAATTTTCTCAGTTCATCCCCCAGCTCTCAGTCAAGAGGCAGATCAACGGATTGGGGAGTGGCAGAAAAAAGCGTCCTGGTTCAATTCGAGACAATACGTATTCTACATGTGCACAACAGCAGTTTCGAGCTTGTAGTACATACCCATTTTgaattattgttgttgaacttaAGAAATCAGGCTCCTgggagaagaaaaagtggGAATGAAAAATCCTTTTTTAACTACGGCAAATCGTCCAGCACGAGGGGATTGGGGAGATGGCGGCGACATTTTTGCTGCGAAGAGCGAGTGAAAAAAAGGGCAGAATGTCGCACTTAACTACCAGGCTATCAATACCTTGCTGCTTACCTGCGATATTGCACGACATTCGTCCCTAGAAGATAGGTTTTGTGTGACGCCTCATGCGTATATTAGAGACTGGACCCACGTTTACCGCGAAATCAACCCCAAACTTACCCGGACACTGCTGCAGGGCTTACGTACTTGTGACGACATTTCTGGGGCATGCTAGTTATCCAGTTATTTACGGAGCTTAAACAGACTGTGAAATCCGCCAACAGCTggaagatcaagaagatatcTCCCAGCAACCAATTCGCCTACTGCTGCCTTTTTCACGGGACAATGGCGACTATGCTGAAGTAGTCAACTTGTCttatctgaaaaattttcagatttcaTGACCGGTCGTGTGCGGCCGAGGAAATGTCGCACTGCTGGAATACATCAGGTGAGATGAAACTCAAGTGATTGTGCACGTGACTGAATTTGAGAATTTGCGACTTTATCAAATCTGCTAAGTATGGGGAGCTTAACTATGTAAGCCTTATACCGAAATGGTAGCACTTAGTGTTACATTTGCTGCGTTCAATTGAGGGTCaatgatgaaaaattcaagtAAATGACTATCACGTGACTGATACAGACTCCTCCAAGTCTGGAGGCAAAAATCACCTTTGTCTGCTTTTCCATCTCTATCTACTATGAATGAAATTCTTCTCACTCTCACTTTAGCTGTAACTCCATCTTTTCCAGCCTCTGTCAATTTGCGGTCTCATCGCACTCCTGACTCTGTGCACGTGATAACAGAG from Scheffersomyces stipitis CBS 6054 chromosome 2, complete sequence encodes the following:
- the EFT2 gene encoding Elongation factor (Elongation factor (EF2)~go_funtion GTP binding; translation elongation factor activity~go_process protein biosynthesis; translational elongation), with amino-acid sequence MVAFTIEQIRELMDKVTNVRNMSVIAHVDHGKSTLTDSLVQRAGIISAAKAGEARFTDTRKDEQERGITIKSTAISLYAAMTDDDVKEIKQKTEGNSFLINLIDSPGHVDFSSEVTAALRVTDGALVVVDCVEGVCVQTETVLRQSLGERIKPVVIINKVDRALLELQVTKEDLYQSFARTVESVNVIISTYVDPAIGDCQVYPDKGTVAFGSGLHGWAFTVRQFASRYSKKFGVDRLKMMERLWGDSYFNPKTKKWTNKDKDADGKQLERAFNMFVLDPIFRLFAAIMNFKKDEIPTLLEKLEISLKGDEKELEGKALLKVVMRKFLPAADALLEMIIIHLPSPVTAQAYRAETLYEGPSDDASCTAIRNCDPKADLMLYVSKMVPTSDKGRFYAFGRVFAGTVRSGQKVRIQGPNYQVGKKEDLFLKSIQRTVLMMGRFVEAIDDCPAGNIVGLVGIDQFLLKSGTITTSDASHNMKVMKFSVSPVVQVAVEVKNANDLPKLVEGLKRLSKSDPCVLCTINESGEHIVAGTGELHLEICLQDLENDHAGVPLKISPPIVSYRETVEGESSMVALSKSPNKHNRIYVKAQPIDEEVSLDIEAGVVNPRDDFKARARVLADKHGWDVTDARKIWCFGPDGTGPNVVVDQSKAVQYLNEIKDSVVAAFQWATKEGPIFGETVRSIRVNILDVTLHADAIHRGGGQIIPTMRRVTYASMLLAEPAIQEPVFLVEIQCPENAIGGIYSVLNTKRGQVISEEQRPGTPLFTVKAYLPVNESFGFTADLRKSTGGQAFPQLIFDHWSVLNGDVTDPNSKPGAIVKAKRIRQGMKPEVPGYEEYYDKL